One Littorina saxatilis isolate snail1 linkage group LG1, US_GU_Lsax_2.0, whole genome shotgun sequence genomic window carries:
- the LOC138947722 gene encoding dentin sialophosphoprotein-like isoform X5 — translation MLKLTLLCLLFVSLWAKVSPRSVKTFREEENTHELRTPKCTCKTDPEKEKNTGGKTDPEKEKNTGGKTDPEKEKNTGGKTDLEKEKNPGGKTDPEKEKNPGGKTDFEKEMNTGGKTYPEKEKNTVSKTDFEKEMNTGGKTYPEKEMNTGGKTDPEKEMNTGGKTELEKEKNTVSKTDFEKEKNTGGITDLEKEKNTGGKTELEKEKNTVGKTDLEKEKNTGGITDPEKEKNTGGKTDPEKEMNTGGKTYPEKEKNTGGKTDPEKEKNTGGKTDPEKEKNTGGKTDHEKEKNTGSKTDHEKETNTGSITDPEKETNTGGKTDPEKEKNTGSKTDHEKEKNTGSKTDHEKETNTGSITDPEKEKNTGSITDPDKEKNTGGKTDPDKEKNTGGKTDPDKEKNTGGKTDHEKKTNTGGKTDHEKKTNTGSITYPEKEKNTGGKTDHEKEKNTGGKTDPEKEKNTGGKTALEKEKNTGGKTDPEKEKNTGGKTDHEKETNTGSKTDHEKETNTGSITDPEKETNTGGKTDPEKEKNTGSITDPEKETNTGGKTDPDKEKNTGDKTDPDKEKNTEGKTDLEKEKNTEGKTDLEKEKNTGGITDPEKEKNTGGKTDPEEEKNTGGKTDPDKEENTGGKTDPEKETNTGSKTDLEKEKNTGGKTDLEKEKNTGGKTDNEKEKNTGGKTDPEKEKNTGGKTDPEKEKNTGGKTDPEKEKNTGGKTYPEKEKNTGGKTDHEKETNTGSKTDHEKEKNTGSITDPEKETNTGGKTDHEKETNTGSKTDHEKEKNTGSKTDHEKETNTGSKTDHEKEKNTGSITDPEKETNTGGKIDPDKEKNTGGKTDHEKNPNTGGKTDHEKKTNTESITYPEKEKNTGGKTDHEKEKNTGSKTNPEKEKNTGGKTDHEKETNTGSKTDHEKETNTGSITDPEKETNTGGKTDLEKEKNTGGKTDHEKEKNTGSITDPEKETKTGGKTDPDKEKNTGGKTDPEKEKNTGGKTDPEKEKNTGGKTDPEKEKNTGSKTDHEKKTNTGSITDPEKEKNTGGKTDPEKEKNTGGKTDPEKEKNTGGKTDPEKEKNTGGKTDHEKEKNPVGKTDPEKEKNTGGKTYPEKENNPGGKIYPEKETNTGVKTDHEKEKNPGGKTDLEKEKNTGGKTDLEKEKNTGGKTDPEKEKNTGGKTDPEKEKNTGEDFMRMNPESGVHSRDGCRARMNCATDKLPEGSDIVSVRLYHETASDQTRIHILLAEADDQSQMMFRDRVQLSNAGAFVSNNQAPVCPGTFFCMGTTTYFIYPVQEENLGKYMCETRVRKGSQTLLYVGWATLAFDKCCKACPYCSTQVGGVWADFGLWSPEPCKGCLQERRPERCLTKHCNGPEPIQRRRCSQDGVCDETDQIKIHTERVNADRCRVKIQCKVPPNVIVTSVQLFHVWGPKKAVKFTGLTDVDYTGNILLAEATAGVNGGRFTEMVFHPNGRVDPDIPSDTQLCSCTYNCREYYTYTFDTVNPANVGDYACVIHPRRGLDDFLFAARLGFADDCPRPSKETVREEECEYHCIDTYMVEGHEKYIEYYCHKLCEMDEEGKGARVGLKHVSRDLHTL, via the exons ATGCTGAAATTGACTTTACTATGTCTGCTTTTCGTTTCGCTTTGGGCTAAAGTTAGCCCTCGGagtgtgaaaacgtttagggaGGAAGAAAACACCCATGAGCTTAGAACGCCtaaatgtacatgtaaaactgaccccgagaaagaaaagaacactggaggtaaaactgaccccgagaaagaaaagaacactggaggtaaaactgaccccgagaaagaaaagaacactggaggtaaaactgacctcgagaaagaaaagaaccctggaggtaaaactgaccccgagaaagaaaagaaccctggaggtaaaactgacttcgagaaagaaatgaacactggaggtaaaacataccccgagaaagaaaagaacactgtAAGTAAAACTGACTTCGAGAAAGAAATgaacactggaggtaaaacATACCCCGAGAAAGAAATgaacactggaggtaaaacGGACCCCGAGAAAGAAATgaacactggaggtaaaactgagctcgagaaagaaaagaacactgtAAGTAAAACTGACttcgagaaagaaaagaacactggaGGTATAACTGACctcgagaaagaaaagaacactggaggtaaaactgagctcgagaaagaaaagaacactgtAGGTAAAACTGACctcgagaaagaaaagaacactggaggtataactgaccccgagaaagaaaagaacactggaggtaaaactgaccccgagaaagaaatgaacactggaggtaaaacataccccgagaaagaaaagaacactggaggtaaaactgaccccgagaaagaaaagaacactggaggtaaaactgaccccgagaaagaaaagaacactggaggtaaaactgaccatgagaaagaaaagaacactggaAGTAAAACTGACCATGAGAAAGAAACGAACACTGGAAGTATAACTGACCCCGAGAAAGAAACgaacactggaggtaaaactgaccccgagaaagaaaagaacactggaagtaaaactgaccatgagaaagaaaagaacactggaAGTAAAACTGACCATGAGAAAGAAACGAACACTGGAAGTATAACTGACcccgagaaagaaaagaacactggaAGTATAACTGACCCCgataaagaaaagaacactggaggtaaaactgaccccgataaagaaaagaacactggaggtaaaactgaccccgataaagaaaagaacactggaggtaaaactgaccatgagaaaaaaacgaacactggaggtaaaactgaccATGAGAAAAAAACGAACACTGGAAGTATAACTTACcccgagaaagaaaagaacactggaggtaaaactgaccatgagaaagaaaagaacactggaggtaaaactgaccccgagaaagaaaagaacactggaggtaaaactgccctcgagaaagaaaagaacactggaggtaaaactgaccccgagaaagaaaagaacactggaggtaaaactgaccATGAGAAAGAAACGAACACTGGAAGTAAAACTGACCATGAGAAAGAAACGAACACTGGAAGTATAACTGACCCCGAGAAAGAAACgaacactggaggtaaaactgaccccgagaaagaaaagaacactggaAGTATAACTGACCCCGAGAAAGAAACgaacactggaggtaaaactgaccccgataaagaaaagaacactggaGATAAAACTGACCCCgataaagaaaagaacactgAAGGTAAAACTGACctcgagaaagaaaagaacactgaAGGTAAAACTGACctcgagaaagaaaagaacactggaGGTATAACAGACcccgagaaagaaaagaacactggaggtaaaactgaccccgaggaagaaaagaacactggaggtaaaactgaccCCGATAAAGAAGAgaacactggaggtaaaactgaccCCGAGAAAGAAACGAACACTGGAAGTAAAACTGACctcgagaaagaaaagaacactggaggtaaaactgacctcgagaaagaaaagaacactggaggtaaaactgacaatgagaaagaaaagaacactggaggtaaaactgaccccgagaaagaaaagaacactggaggtaaaactgaccctgagaaagaaaagaacactggaggtaaaactgaccccgagaaagaaaagaacactggaggtaaaacataccccgagaaagaaaagaacactggaggtaaaactgaccATGAGAAAGAAACGAACACTGGAAGTAAAACTGACcatgagaaagaaaagaacactggaAGTATAACTGACCCCGAGAAAGAAACgaacactggaggtaaaactgaccATGAGAAAGAAACGAACACTGGAAGTAAAACTGACcatgagaaagaaaagaacactggaAGTAAAACTGACCATGAGAAAGAAACGAACACTGGAAGTAAAACTGACcatgagaaagaaaagaacactggaAGTATAACTGACCCTGAGAAAGAAACGAACACTGGAGGTAAAATTGACCCCgataaagaaaagaacactggaggtaaaactgaccATGAAAAAAACCCgaacactggaggtaaaactgaccatgagaaaaaaacaaacactgaaAGTATAACTTACcccgagaaagaaaagaacactggaggtaaaactgaccatgagaaagaaaagaacactggaAGTAAAACTAACcccgagaaagaaaagaacactggaggtaaaactgaccATGAGAAAGAAACGAACACTGGAAGTAAAACTGACCATGAGAAAGAAACGAACACTGGAAGTATAACTGACCCCGAGAAAGAAACgaacactggaggtaaaactgacctcgagaaagaaaagaacactggaggtaaaactgaccatgagaaagaaaagaacactggaAGTATAACTGACCCCGAGAAAGAAACGAAAactggaggtaaaactgaccccgataaagaaaagaacactggaggtaaaactgaccccgagaaagaaaagaacactggaggtaaaactgaccccgagaaagaaaagaacactggaggtaaaactgaccccgagaaagaaaagaacactggaAGTAAAACTGACCATGAGAAAAAAACGAACACTGGAAGTATAACTGACcccgagaaagaaaagaacactggaggtaaaactgaccccgagaaagaaaagaacactggaggtaaaactgaccccgagaaagaaaagaacactggaggtaaaactgaccccgaaaaagaaaagaacactggag gtaaaactgaccatgagaaagaaaagaaccctgtaggtaaaactgaccccgagaaagaaaagaacactggaggtaaaacATACCCCGAGAAAGAAAATAACCCTGGAGGTAAAATATACCCCGAGAAAGAAACGAACACTGGAGTTAAAACTGACcatgagaaagaaaagaaccctggaggtaaaactgacctcgagaaagaaaagaacactggaggtaaaactgacctcgagaaagaaaagaacactggaggtaaaactgaccccgagaaagaaaagaacactggaggtaaaactgaccccgagaaagaaaagaacactggag AAGACTTCATGAGAATGAACCCAGAAAGTGGCGTTCACAGTCGCGATGGCTGTCGTGCCAGAATGAACTGTGCTACGGACAAACTGCCAGAGGGTTCGGACATTGTGTCCGTCAGACTGTACCACGAGACGGCGAGTGACCAGACCAGGATCCACATACTTCTGGCCGAGGCAGATGACCAGTCCCAGATGATGTTTCGTGACCGTGTCCAGTTGTCCAACGCCGGGGCTTTTGTTTCTAACAACCAGGCGCCAGTGTGTCCGGGGACGTTTTTCTGTATGGGTACCACAACCTACTTCATTTACCCG GTCCAAGAGGAGAACCTAGGTAAATATATGTGCGAGACGCGCGTGAGGAAAGGGAGCCAGACGTTGCTCTACGTGGGTTGGGCTACCCTCGCTTTTGATAAATGCTGTAAAGCCTGCCCCTACTGCAGCACGCAAg TGGGCGGGGTGTGGGCCGATTTTGGTCTCTGGTCACCGGAGCCGTGCAAGGGATGTTTACAGGAGCGTCGACCCGAACGTTGTCTGACCAAACACTGCAATGGCCCTGAACCCATCCAGAGACGTCGCTGCTCTCAGGACGGTGTGTGCGACGAGACAG ATCAGATCAAAATCCACACGGAACGTGTCAACGCGGATCGTTGTCGCGTAAAGATACAGTGCAAGGTTCCTCCAAATGTCATCGTGACATCTGTGCAACTGTTTCACGTGTGGGGGCCCAAGAAGGCTGTCAAGTTCACAGGCTTAACGGATGTAGATTACACGGGGAACATTCTTCTAGCGGAGGCGACGGCGGGGGTCAACGGAGGAAG ATTCACAGAGATGGTTTTTCATCCTAACGGGAGAGTCGACCCGGACATTCCCAGCGATACTCAACTGTGTTCCTGCACGTACAACTGCAGGGAATACTACACCTACACTTTTGACACT gTCAACCCGGCCAATGTAGGTGATTATGCATGCGTCATACACCCGAGACGGGGCCTTGATGACTTCCTCTTCGCGGCCAGGCTGGGTTTCGCTGACGACTGCCCAAGGCCAAGCAAAG AAACTGTCAGGGAGGAGGAATGCGAATATCACTGCATTGAC ACATACATGGTGGAAGGCCACGAGAAGTACATCGAGTACTACTGCCACAAACTTTGCGAGATGGACGAGGAGGGCAAAGGAGCTAGGGTTGGCCTGAAACATGTGTCTCGCGATCTGCACACATTATAA
- the LOC138947722 gene encoding myb-like protein X isoform X26: MLKLTLLCLLFVSLWAKVSPRSVKTFREEENTHELRTPKCTCKTDPEKEKNTGGKTDPEKEKNTGGKTDPEKEKNTGGKTDLEKEKNPGGKTDPEKEKNPGGKTDFEKEMNTGGKTYPEKEKNTVSKTDFEKEMNTGGKTYPEKEMNTGGKTDPEKEMNTGGKTELEKEKNTVSKTDFEKEKNTGGITDLEKEKNTGGKTELEKEKNTVGKTDLEKEKNTGGITDPEKEKNTGGKTDPEKEMNTGGKTYPEKEKNTGGKTDPEKEKNTGGKTDPEKEKNTGGKTDHEKEKNTGSKTDHEKETNTGSITDPEKETNTGGKTDPEKEKNTGSKTDHEKEKNTGSKTDHEKETNTGSITDPEKEKNTGSITDPDKEKNTGGKTDPDKEKNTGGKTDPDKEKNTGGKTDHEKKTNTGGKTDHEKKTNTGSITYPEKEKNTGGKTDHEKEKNTGGKTDPEKEKNTGGKTALEKEKNTGGKTDPEKEKNTGGKTDHEKETNTGSKTDHEKETNTGSITDPEKETNTGGKTDPEKEKNTGSITDPEKETNTGGKTDPDKEKNTGDKTDPDKEKNTEGKTDLEKEKNTEGKTDLEKEKNTGGITDPEKEKNTGGKTDPEEEKNTGGKTDPDKEENTGGKTDPEKETNTGSKTDLEKEKNTGGKTDLEKEKNTGGKTDNEKEKNTGGKTDPEKEKNTGGKTDPEKEKNTGGKTDPEKEKNTGGKTYPEKEKNTGGKTDHEKETNTGSKTDHEKEKNTGSITDPEKETNTGGKTDHEKETNTGSKTDHEKEKNTGSKTDHEKETNTGSKTDHEKEKNTGSITDPEKETNTGGKIDPDKEKNTGGKTDHEKNPNTGGKTDHEKKTNTESITYPEKEKNTGGKTDHEKEKNTGSKTNPEKEKNTGGKTDHEKETNTGSKTDHEKETNTGSITDPEKETNTGGKTDLEKEKNTGGKTDLEKEKNTGGKTDLEKEKNTGGKTDPEKEKNTGGKTDPEKEKNTGEDFMRMNPESGVHSRDGCRARMNCATDKLPEGSDIVSVRLYHETASDQTRIHILLAEADDQSQMMFRDRVQLSNAGAFVSNNQAPVCPGTFFCMGTTTYFIYPVQEENLGKYMCETRVRKGSQTLLYVGWATLAFDKCCKACPYCSTQVGGVWADFGLWSPEPCKGCLQERRPERCLTKHCNGPEPIQRRRCSQDGVCDETDQIKIHTERVNADRCRVKIQCKVPPNVIVTSVQLFHVWGPKKAVKFTGLTDVDYTGNILLAEATAGVNGGRFTEMVFHPNGRVDPDIPSDTQLCSCTYNCREYYTYTFDTVNPANVGDYACVIHPRRGLDDFLFAARLGFADDCPRPSKETVREEECEYHCIDTYMVEGHEKYIEYYCHKLCEMDEEGKGARVGLKHVSRDLHTL, encoded by the exons ATGCTGAAATTGACTTTACTATGTCTGCTTTTCGTTTCGCTTTGGGCTAAAGTTAGCCCTCGGagtgtgaaaacgtttagggaGGAAGAAAACACCCATGAGCTTAGAACGCCtaaatgtacatgtaaaactgaccccgagaaagaaaagaacactggaggtaaaactgaccccgagaaagaaaagaacactggaggtaaaactgaccccgagaaagaaaagaacactggaggtaaaactgacctcgagaaagaaaagaaccctggaggtaaaactgaccccgagaaagaaaagaaccctggaggtaaaactgacttcgagaaagaaatgaacactggaggtaaaacataccccgagaaagaaaagaacactgtAAGTAAAACTGACTTCGAGAAAGAAATgaacactggaggtaaaacATACCCCGAGAAAGAAATgaacactggaggtaaaacGGACCCCGAGAAAGAAATgaacactggaggtaaaactgagctcgagaaagaaaagaacactgtAAGTAAAACTGACttcgagaaagaaaagaacactggaGGTATAACTGACctcgagaaagaaaagaacactggaggtaaaactgagctcgagaaagaaaagaacactgtAGGTAAAACTGACctcgagaaagaaaagaacactggaggtataactgaccccgagaaagaaaagaacactggaggtaaaactgaccccgagaaagaaatgaacactggaggtaaaacataccccgagaaagaaaagaacactggaggtaaaactgaccccgagaaagaaaagaacactggaggtaaaactgaccccgagaaagaaaagaacactggaggtaaaactgaccatgagaaagaaaagaacactggaAGTAAAACTGACCATGAGAAAGAAACGAACACTGGAAGTATAACTGACCCCGAGAAAGAAACgaacactggaggtaaaactgaccccgagaaagaaaagaacactggaagtaaaactgaccatgagaaagaaaagaacactggaAGTAAAACTGACCATGAGAAAGAAACGAACACTGGAAGTATAACTGACcccgagaaagaaaagaacactggaAGTATAACTGACCCCgataaagaaaagaacactggaggtaaaactgaccccgataaagaaaagaacactggaggtaaaactgaccccgataaagaaaagaacactggaggtaaaactgaccatgagaaaaaaacgaacactggaggtaaaactgaccATGAGAAAAAAACGAACACTGGAAGTATAACTTACcccgagaaagaaaagaacactggaggtaaaactgaccatgagaaagaaaagaacactggaggtaaaactgaccccgagaaagaaaagaacactggaggtaaaactgccctcgagaaagaaaagaacactggaggtaaaactgaccccgagaaagaaaagaacactggaggtaaaactgaccATGAGAAAGAAACGAACACTGGAAGTAAAACTGACCATGAGAAAGAAACGAACACTGGAAGTATAACTGACCCCGAGAAAGAAACgaacactggaggtaaaactgaccccgagaaagaaaagaacactggaAGTATAACTGACCCCGAGAAAGAAACgaacactggaggtaaaactgaccccgataaagaaaagaacactggaGATAAAACTGACCCCgataaagaaaagaacactgAAGGTAAAACTGACctcgagaaagaaaagaacactgaAGGTAAAACTGACctcgagaaagaaaagaacactggaGGTATAACAGACcccgagaaagaaaagaacactggaggtaaaactgaccccgaggaagaaaagaacactggaggtaaaactgaccCCGATAAAGAAGAgaacactggaggtaaaactgaccCCGAGAAAGAAACGAACACTGGAAGTAAAACTGACctcgagaaagaaaagaacactggaggtaaaactgacctcgagaaagaaaagaacactggaggtaaaactgacaatgagaaagaaaagaacactggaggtaaaactgaccccgagaaagaaaagaacactggaggtaaaactgaccctgagaaagaaaagaacactggaggtaaaactgaccccgagaaagaaaagaacactggaggtaaaacataccccgagaaagaaaagaacactggaggtaaaactgaccATGAGAAAGAAACGAACACTGGAAGTAAAACTGACcatgagaaagaaaagaacactggaAGTATAACTGACCCCGAGAAAGAAACgaacactggaggtaaaactgaccATGAGAAAGAAACGAACACTGGAAGTAAAACTGACcatgagaaagaaaagaacactggaAGTAAAACTGACCATGAGAAAGAAACGAACACTGGAAGTAAAACTGACcatgagaaagaaaagaacactggaAGTATAACTGACCCTGAGAAAGAAACGAACACTGGAGGTAAAATTGACCCCgataaagaaaagaacactggaggtaaaactgaccATGAAAAAAACCCgaacactggaggtaaaactgaccatgagaaaaaaacaaacactgaaAGTATAACTTACcccgagaaagaaaagaacactggaggtaaaactgaccatgagaaagaaaagaacactggaAGTAAAACTAACcccgagaaagaaaagaacactggaggtaaaactgaccATGAGAAAGAAACGAACACTGGAAGTAAAACTGACCATGAGAAAGAAACGAACACTGGAAGTATAACTGACCCCGAGAAAGAAACgaacactggaggtaaaactgacctcgagaaagaaaagaacactggag gtaaaactgacctcgagaaagaaaagaacactggaggtaaaactgacctcgagaaagaaaagaacactggaggtaaaactgaccccgagaaagaaaagaacactggaggtaaaactgaccccgagaaagaaaagaacactggag AAGACTTCATGAGAATGAACCCAGAAAGTGGCGTTCACAGTCGCGATGGCTGTCGTGCCAGAATGAACTGTGCTACGGACAAACTGCCAGAGGGTTCGGACATTGTGTCCGTCAGACTGTACCACGAGACGGCGAGTGACCAGACCAGGATCCACATACTTCTGGCCGAGGCAGATGACCAGTCCCAGATGATGTTTCGTGACCGTGTCCAGTTGTCCAACGCCGGGGCTTTTGTTTCTAACAACCAGGCGCCAGTGTGTCCGGGGACGTTTTTCTGTATGGGTACCACAACCTACTTCATTTACCCG GTCCAAGAGGAGAACCTAGGTAAATATATGTGCGAGACGCGCGTGAGGAAAGGGAGCCAGACGTTGCTCTACGTGGGTTGGGCTACCCTCGCTTTTGATAAATGCTGTAAAGCCTGCCCCTACTGCAGCACGCAAg TGGGCGGGGTGTGGGCCGATTTTGGTCTCTGGTCACCGGAGCCGTGCAAGGGATGTTTACAGGAGCGTCGACCCGAACGTTGTCTGACCAAACACTGCAATGGCCCTGAACCCATCCAGAGACGTCGCTGCTCTCAGGACGGTGTGTGCGACGAGACAG ATCAGATCAAAATCCACACGGAACGTGTCAACGCGGATCGTTGTCGCGTAAAGATACAGTGCAAGGTTCCTCCAAATGTCATCGTGACATCTGTGCAACTGTTTCACGTGTGGGGGCCCAAGAAGGCTGTCAAGTTCACAGGCTTAACGGATGTAGATTACACGGGGAACATTCTTCTAGCGGAGGCGACGGCGGGGGTCAACGGAGGAAG ATTCACAGAGATGGTTTTTCATCCTAACGGGAGAGTCGACCCGGACATTCCCAGCGATACTCAACTGTGTTCCTGCACGTACAACTGCAGGGAATACTACACCTACACTTTTGACACT gTCAACCCGGCCAATGTAGGTGATTATGCATGCGTCATACACCCGAGACGGGGCCTTGATGACTTCCTCTTCGCGGCCAGGCTGGGTTTCGCTGACGACTGCCCAAGGCCAAGCAAAG AAACTGTCAGGGAGGAGGAATGCGAATATCACTGCATTGAC ACATACATGGTGGAAGGCCACGAGAAGTACATCGAGTACTACTGCCACAAACTTTGCGAGATGGACGAGGAGGGCAAAGGAGCTAGGGTTGGCCTGAAACATGTGTCTCGCGATCTGCACACATTATAA